A segment of the Bacillus licheniformis DSM 13 = ATCC 14580 genome:
CTCATTGACAACGGCGATTTCCCTTGTCGCGTTCGATACCTTTTTCGTCGGGTTCTCACCGATGAAATGAAAAAACAGGACGGGCAGCAAGATGATCGTGACGATGGCGCTGATAATTTTCAGCGTGCTTTTTTGTTGTTCCGTCATTTCGCTTTCTTCCTTTCTACAGCACATAAAGGAATTTGAATTTTCCTCTCTTTGCCGTTTTCAACGATATAGCCAAAGCCCGGCAGAATTTCCGGCTCCTGGCGTTCATATGGGAGCTGAATCAAGTTCTGCTCGGATTTTTTCATCAATAGCATCGCGTGTCTGACCTGCTTGACTTCGCTTGTCAGCGAATCATAGCCTTTTGTGAACTCGCTGTGATTTCCGGCAGGTATAAAGTGGAAACCTAAATGGGCGTAAGATTTCATGAACATCGCCATTTTGTCCTGAATCGATGCGTCGATCGTCTGCTGGAACCGTGAAATTCCGTCGACAATAAAGACCATCGGTGAGAAATCAAGGTTGGCGATTTCTCCTTGTTTAACGGCTTCCAAATACATCGCTTCCCTTGTCCGGCAAATTTCTTCCGTCTCAGCGAGCCAGAGCAGAATGTCGTCTTTTGTTTCTAGATAGCTGATTTGATCCTCTGTCGCATATTGAGAAAGCCCTCTGTCTATCGAATCAAACACGGCGATTTTTTTCGTGTCATGGTCAAGCAGGTGCTCGAGCATGATCTTGATGACGTTTGTTTTTCCGCGCTGCGTCTGACCCATAATGAGGCAGTGCTTATTTTTCTCAAGATTAAAGTATACGGGTTCGACAGTTTCTTCATCGAGTCCCATTGGAATAAGGCCTCTTTCAGGCTGAAGCGGATAATCTCTCACAAACTGTGTGACGGAAAGCTCGAGCGGCAGCATCGGCACAGGCGCCGGCTTTCTCATGCCTTCCGAGCGTTCTGCGATCGCCTGAATGTCGGCTTTGATCCCTTCAAACAGCTCGATATCGTTGTCCGCTTCCACAGGCATAAACATTTGTGCGAAGTATTGGTTTTCTTTATTGATAATAACGCGTCCAGGGATCGGTTCAAGGCTGAATTCCGGCCTTCCGATAATCGAATATGCTTCAGACTGATCCATCAGATAGTGGACAACCCTCGTTTTCAGGTTGTTCAAGAGCGACTGTCTGATTGCATTGACCCTTGTCGCGGTCAGGATTAAATAAATTCCAAGCGACTGGCCGTCTCGTGAAAACTGGATAAATTCGCTTTCGAGTTCATGCATTTCGTCTTTAATGATGTCAAAGTTGTCGACCGTTATGAAAATAAACGGCAGCTTTTCCTCATTCAGCGCATTGTACATCTTGATATGGCTGATTTCTTTTGCACGGAAGAGATTTTTCCTGTGCTCGATTTCCGCCTTGATCCGGACCATAAATTTCTCGATTTTTCTCGTTTGGTCCATCAGGAAATAATCCGCGGTGTGCGGAAGCCTTGCAAGCGGAAGCAGCGTTCCGTTGCCAAAGTCGAAAATGTAGTAATGCAATTCTTCCGGCGTATACTGTTCGGCAAAGCTCATCATGAACGTCGTGGCTGTCAGGGATTTTCCGTAGCCTGACGAGCCGACGATGCCGATATTGCCGTCTTCCATCATGCGGTAGCTGATCGGCTCCTGGCTTTGCTTTTCAGGTTCATCGATATAGGCAAAGTTAAAGGCATCGGCTTCCTCCGACGGATAGCGCGTTTTCGGTATGCGTTCTTCAAGCGGCGGCAGCCAAGGGCTCGGGAGCTTCTCGATTCCCATCTCCGCTTGAATCCGTTCAATTTGTTCGACGACTGCCGAAATTTCCGTCACAGCCTCTTTTTTCGCAGCGCGATCAGCATCAACATCTGATAAAGGAATTAATCCGGTATCTGTGACGATCGCCACTTCATCCTCTGTGCCGTAGCCGTCCTCCATGTAAGGGGCTCCGCTCCATGCAGACTGGAACAGTTCATACACCTCGTTGTTGCCGACTTGCAAATAGCCGCGGCCCGTTACCGTGATGGTAGCCGCATCCCCGTTTTTGAGGATCTCTTTACTGTCATTCGCATCCTGCACCTTCAAGGCGACCTTGAATCTGGAGTTGCTCCAAATCTGGTCATCGATGATGCCGCCCGGTTTTTGCGTCGCCAAGATTAAGTGCACCCCGAGGCTTCGCCCGATCCTTGCCGCACTGACAAGCTCGCGGATAAATTCCGGTTCTTCGCTTTTCAGCTCGGCAAATTCGTCTGAAATTAAGAAAAGGTGCGGCATCGCCGTTTTCGCTTTTTTCTGTTTGTAAAGCTTTGTATAGTCGTTGATATGGTTCACTTTGTACTGATCAAAGAGCCGCTGCCTTTTCTTCAGCTCGCTCTTAATGGACGCAAGCGCCCGGTTGCTGAAGTTCTTGCTGCCTTCAATGTTAGTAATCGTTCCGAGCAAATGCGGAATGTTCCGGAACGGCTGCGCCATTCCGCCCCCTTTGTAGTCGATTAGCAAAAATGCGACTTCATGCGGGTGAAAGTGAACTGCCAAAGACAAAATATAAGTCTGCAAAAATTCACTTTTACCCGAACCGGTCGTTCCGGCAAGCAGCCCGTGGGGGCCGTGCGCCTTTTCGTGAAGGTTTAAATAAACAATGTCGTCTTTTCCTTTATAGCCGATCGGCACGGCCAAAGATTTGGCCGATTCGCTTGTCATCCATTTTTGTTCGATGCCGATGTCATCGACTTCCTTCACTTGGAACAGTTCGAGAAACGATACGGTATCAGGAATCGAATTCGTCATGCCCGTCTGGTGGTCAAGCGTTCTCAGCGTCCGGGAAAACTGTTCGTTGTCTTCCCTGTTGTGGTGATCCAGCTGAAACGGGATCTGGACGGCTTTCTTTTGCTTGATCAGAATGTCGCCTTCCTGTTCAGTAATATAACGAACAAGGGTATGAATGTTTTCGGACAGGCTTTCTTTTGTCTCTGCCGCCACGATTGTCGACACTCCGAGGTGTTTCTGCTTGCCTTCCAAATATTCTAAAATGACGTGTTCTGCGATGAGCTGCTGATTTGTGATGATAAACACAAAGTGCGGCTTAAACAAAGTCTTCTTTTTGTTTTCATCTAAATCCCGTTCTCTCAAAATCTCATATATGCTTGAAAGGAGCTGATCTCTCGTCTGTTCGTTGTAAATAAACCCTTTCGCATAAATATGAGGCATCTGAAAATGCGGGAGCCACTTCATCCATTCCCATTCTTGATACTCGGCTTCGTCAAAAATAAAGACAAAGCGCAAGTCATGATAGCTGTGGAAAAATGCGAGCTGGCCGACAAGCTGATGAATTTCATTTTTGACGACGGACAATTTTCCGACGACGCCCATCGGGCCTTCGGCAAGATTCACAGTGATCGGCGCATTTTTCAGCTCTCTGTAGACCTCTTCCATTTTTTGCGTTTGTTCAAGGAGATGGTCTGTATCGCGGTTGGCCAAATCTCCGCCGTTCAAATTGATTTGGTACGAAGATGCAACATTTCCCGTTCCAAGGCGGATTTGCAGAAAATCGGCGCTTTCAATCGATTTTTCCCAAATTCGTCCGCTGATCTCCTTTGTTAA
Coding sequences within it:
- the essC gene encoding type VII secretion protein EssC; protein product: MSLLWIFYHKNYQKIKLDDQNSRTLTIGPDLKHSVTIKHFSFEKGPVTLEKQKDSDALNVQLGGETVSSLKLGGKASVQSGAEQLTLFLAEEADSVPAYYLGERQEIVISSLDQEADVYFNETDSFFGEKGTFSFIRLDGQWNVLPNDAKIYLNGEEVSAPVSVQNGDEIAFGLNILRIVEDDLLEIEGFGKFDTSLENILKPSSETKNKYPQYRRPPRMIYDLPDEKVSFSFPAQESDGDNRGLWLMILPPLVMLIVMGIVALIQPRGIFIIVSLAMFMMTLITSTVQYFRDKNQRKKREEKRERVYTLYLENKKKELHELAERQKFVLDFHFPTFERMKYLTKEISGRIWEKSIESADFLQIRLGTGNVASSYQINLNGGDLANRDTDHLLEQTQKMEEVYRELKNAPITVNLAEGPMGVVGKLSVVKNEIHQLVGQLAFFHSYHDLRFVFIFDEAEYQEWEWMKWLPHFQMPHIYAKGFIYNEQTRDQLLSSIYEILRERDLDENKKKTLFKPHFVFIITNQQLIAEHVILEYLEGKQKHLGVSTIVAAETKESLSENIHTLVRYITEQEGDILIKQKKAVQIPFQLDHHNREDNEQFSRTLRTLDHQTGMTNSIPDTVSFLELFQVKEVDDIGIEQKWMTSESAKSLAVPIGYKGKDDIVYLNLHEKAHGPHGLLAGTTGSGKSEFLQTYILSLAVHFHPHEVAFLLIDYKGGGMAQPFRNIPHLLGTITNIEGSKNFSNRALASIKSELKKRQRLFDQYKVNHINDYTKLYKQKKAKTAMPHLFLISDEFAELKSEEPEFIRELVSAARIGRSLGVHLILATQKPGGIIDDQIWSNSRFKVALKVQDANDSKEILKNGDAATITVTGRGYLQVGNNEVYELFQSAWSGAPYMEDGYGTEDEVAIVTDTGLIPLSDVDADRAAKKEAVTEISAVVEQIERIQAEMGIEKLPSPWLPPLEERIPKTRYPSEEADAFNFAYIDEPEKQSQEPISYRMMEDGNIGIVGSSGYGKSLTATTFMMSFAEQYTPEELHYYIFDFGNGTLLPLARLPHTADYFLMDQTRKIEKFMVRIKAEIEHRKNLFRAKEISHIKMYNALNEEKLPFIFITVDNFDIIKDEMHELESEFIQFSRDGQSLGIYLILTATRVNAIRQSLLNNLKTRVVHYLMDQSEAYSIIGRPEFSLEPIPGRVIINKENQYFAQMFMPVEADNDIELFEGIKADIQAIAERSEGMRKPAPVPMLPLELSVTQFVRDYPLQPERGLIPMGLDEETVEPVYFNLEKNKHCLIMGQTQRGKTNVIKIMLEHLLDHDTKKIAVFDSIDRGLSQYATEDQISYLETKDDILLWLAETEEICRTREAMYLEAVKQGEIANLDFSPMVFIVDGISRFQQTIDASIQDKMAMFMKSYAHLGFHFIPAGNHSEFTKGYDSLTSEVKQVRHAMLLMKKSEQNLIQLPYERQEPEILPGFGYIVENGKERKIQIPLCAVERKKAK